From Parasteatoda tepidariorum isolate YZ-2023 chromosome 1, CAS_Ptep_4.0, whole genome shotgun sequence, one genomic window encodes:
- the LOC107449477 gene encoding uncharacterized protein, with product MSLRLMDEASSTDLPSIMLSSNQYDKLCETFQARLDELLSKEMTELYAQFSHLFTSFKKTFMFGLKLSNKLFEIESQNRTLERNNNDLEKVIDERDEKIKQLEDSILKVDSMRFGMELQEKKFHKVIEELKEEAVKEKMAYEELLKSQSEGGARQKLEEANTKIELLNQELLFERKREEILQKRSDEEDKVGKELKQEIINLQKKLKDESRERINAESNIYKKDREIEKHLKMAESYKGEIEKIQFENEGFKSHNESLSEELRRIQKSLQEKNKTIEQLSKNLGSQKFHSLIFKRIKQNLEQDAQEKKEQILSLKFEQEKNSKMKQNLNQKIKFLEQRNEELRNSIQRIRQQYDAKNTKKEFIVSQSNMEDEDEKVIALRKEILHLKEDLSKAQEAIDLSASKAIERDNQIHGYKIETKKNADEISNLKHNLLNSEIKINNLNFQISRHQNAEKSLMGRIKTLEQLEREAEIHISKLTRQLKKTQEGNISLHQSEYEARKDSHSTKEQMDNIVSSRKILLQMVSKQRLTILDYEDSVSMLKSEVEQAKNKYNKNKSLVKILKDRVASLSKEQGMLRNELDKVLKSLNEKDRANHSLEQKLNFSAESRQICEAQLNEKMREVENKDEKIRLYEAERANLVKDLLQKDDDIKLLNFKLSNLEQLQIPQKRQQNEIDVLKGELREAENLLAEKELISRALEEQEKRTKNIHRWRIVGGTEEDLTVKISTLRKQLAMKIDSLKAKEQELQEKDQLIKELRSDIQKRSELMSEEKLWLCQKNLKSCRDQVKSLAAERNMYQSQMERYEREKDQLTDELRKLKMLNYKRNI from the exons ATGTCCTTGCGGCTCATGGATGAAGCCAGCAGCACTGATTTACCCTCAATAATGCTGTCATCAAACCAATATGACAAACTTTGTGAAACATTTCAGGCTAGATTGGATGAACTACTTTCCAAAGAAATGACCGAACTTTATGCCCAGTTTTCACACCTTTTTACGTCTTTTAAGAAGACATTTATGTTCGGCTTAAAGCTATCCAATAAGTTATTCGAAATCGAAAGTCAAAATCGAACCCTTGAGCGAAACAACAATGATCTGGAAAAAGTAATTGATGAGCGGGATGAAAAGATCAAGCAGTTAGAAGATAGTATTCTAAAAGTAGATAGCATGAGATTTGGAATGGAATTACAGGAAAAAAAGTTCCATAAAGTAATAGAGGAACTAAAAGAAGAAGCTGTTAAAGAGAAGATG GCGTACGAAGAACTTTTGAAATCTCAATCAGAGGGAGGTGCACGACAGAAACTAGAAGAAGCAAATACAAAAATCGAACTCTTAAATCAAGAATTACTCTTCGAAAGAAAAAGAGAGGAGATTTTACAAAAGCGGTCTGATGAGGAAGACAAAGTTGGAAAAGAACTTAAACAAGAAATTATAAATCTccagaaaaaattgaaagacgAAAGCCGCGAAAGAATAAATGCTGAATCCAACATCTACAAGAAAGATCGAGAGATTGAAAAGCACTTGAAAATGGCTGAGTCTTATAAGggggaaattgaaaaaattcaatttgaaaatgagGGCTTTAAATCACATAATGAGAG tcttTCCGAAGAACTTAGAAGAATCCAGAAAAgtcttcaagaaaaaaataaaacaatagaacAGCTGAGTAAGAATTTGGGTTCTCAGAAATTTCATTCTCTTATATTCAAgcgaataaaacaaaacttggaACAAGATGCTCAAGAGAAAAAGGAGCAAATATTATCTCTTAAg TTTGAACAGGAAAAGAACtctaaaatgaagcaaaatttaaatcagaaaatcaaatttttggaaCAAAGGAATGAGGAACTCCGGAATTCGATACAACGTATCAGACAACAATATGATGCGAAAAATACGAAGAAAGAATTCATCGTGTCTCAAAGTAACATGGAAGACGAAGATGAAAAAGTAATTGCTCTTCGTAAAGAAATTCTTCATCTAAAAGAAGATCTTTCTAAAGCTCAAGAA GCAATTGATCTCAGTGCTTCAAAAGCCATCGAAAGAGACAATCAAATTCATGGTTAcaaaatcgaaacaaaaaagAACGCTGACGAGATAAGCAATCTTAAGCACAATCTACTCaactctgaaataaaaataaacaatctgAATTTTCAAATCAGTCGCCACCAGAATGCTGAAAAGTCCTTGATGGGTCGAATCAAAACACTGGAGCAACTTGAAAGGGAGGCTGAAATTCATATTTCCAAACTAACAAGACAATTAAAGAAAACACAGGAGGGTAATATATCACTGCATCAATCAGAATACGAAGCTCGTAAGGATTCTCACAGCACCAAAGAGCAAATGGATAATATCGTGTCTTCcaggaaaattttattgcaaatggTTTCTAAACAAAGGCTCACCATTTTGGATTACGAAGACAGTGTTTCGATGCTCAAATCTGAAGTAgaacaagcaaaaaataagtacaataAGAATAAGTCTTTGGTGAAAATACTTAAGGATCGAGTTGCTTCTTTAAGCAAAGAGCAAGGCATGCTAAGAAATGAACTGGATAAAGTTCTGAAAAGCTTAAATGAGAAAGATCGTGCAAATCATAGTCTGGAGCAGAAGTTAAACTTTTCTGCAGAAAGTAGGCAAATATGTGAAgcacaattaaatgaaaaaatgcgTGAAGTAGAAAATAAGGATGAAAAAATAAGGCTTTATGAGGCGGAAAGGGCCAATTTGGTGAAAGATCTTCTCCAAAAGGATGATGATATTAAACTTTTGAACTTTAAGTTGTCGAATTTGGAACAACTGCAAATACCCCAGAAAAGACAACAGAATGAAATAGATGTTCTGAAAGGTGAATTAAGAGAAGCTGAGAATTTATTGGccgaaaaagaattaataagtCGAGCTCTAGAAGAACAagaaaaaaggacaaaaaatatacacag gtGGCGAATCGTGGGAGGCACAGAAGAGGACTTGACTGTCAAGATCTCAACTCTACGAAAGCAACTGGCGATGAAGATTGACTCCCTGAAGGCGAAGGAGCAGGAGCTTCAAGAAAAGGATCAATTAATCAAGGAGTTGAGGAGTGACATTCAAAAAAGATCTGAGTTAATGTCCGAGGAGAAGCTGTGGTTGTGTCAGAAGAATCTAAAATCGTGCAGGGATCAAGTAAAGAGTCTCGCAGCGGAGAGAAACATGTACCAGTCACAGATGGAGAGATACGAGAGAGAAAAAGATCAACTGACTGATGAGCTCAGGAAACTGAAGATgctaaattacaaaagaaatatttaa